Sequence from the Rhodothermia bacterium genome:
CATACACTTCCTCTTTCTCGTTTTCTAAAAACTGGATTTGGGCTGGTAGGAGTTTCCATTCAAATAGCGATTCCGTAATCGGAAAGATTTCTATGGGCGGATTTCCTCCTTCTTGTAACAACAAGCGGCTTTCCGTTCGTGAAATCACAATATCCGCAGCCTGAGGAGCATCACCCACCCGAAATCTTCCGACATATCGTTCTAATAAATCAATCGGTAGTTTTAGCCGATAAAATTGGTTAGGTATCACAAAATCCATCCGCGTTCCCGTCATTGTTACCTCATCACGTTTATACAACAACTGGTTGACCTCCTGCCGATCATCCACTTCAAACATTACTTCTGCATCGCCACCCTGAACCTCAAATTGGCGTTCGTTTATCGGGTTCAATTCCCGTGCATAGCTACCGGGCGCTCGAAACAACAATTTTCCATCAGATTTCCAGACCTCAAATGCAAACTCAGGCTGGATGATGTACCGTCCTACGAGGTCGTCCTCGGAAAGTGGCCGGGAATAACGATTTTCATACTCATCCTTCCCCCGTAACACCCATCGCTCAGGATCAACCACAAAAGATACATTTTCCGAAGCCCAAATACGTGCATGCCCCCCTTCCATCGAGACCCGTTCCAACTTACCTTCCACAAAAACTTCTAATGGCATGGGAAATGGCTTTTGACCGGGGACATGCCAAGCCAAATCGGTATAGCGACGGGTACGGGTAATGTGAAGGGTGGGCGGCTTCGCTTCCCGAAGATACACCTCAAAAAACCAGCCCAAGTCTTTTTGGCTGATCTCGTTTGCTAAGCGGATAAAAGCATCTGTATCCACAAACCGGATGTACGATTTGGGATCAGCGGTGAATCCCGCTTTGGTTTGGGGATAAACAAACGCTTTGAGCAACCTAAAAAAAGGTTCGTCCCCCATTAAATACCGCAGAGAATGTAAAACCCATGATCCTTTGTTATAAACATCGGTAGGGACGTCTTTAGAGCTTATTGGCGCTAATGGAGCAAGGGCAGCCGCATGGTCGATTTGCTTTTCCTGCCTATTCAGATAAACCCGATAGGCAACAGTACCCTTAAGATACTCTGCATACAACGCTTCGAGGTAGGTCGCAAAGGCTTCGTGTAGCCACATGTCCTTCCAATCATGATTCGTGATCAAGTTCCCAAACCATTCATGCGCTGTTTCATGGAACAACAAGGCATCAAACCCGCCATTATAACCCGTCATCGCATCGTTTTTATATCGTCCACCATAAGCAATTAAGGTCTGGTGCTCCATGCCCAAAAACGGGGTTTCTGCAATACCAAATTTTTCGCTTCGGAAGGGATATGGTCCCAACTTTTGCTCCAAAAAAGCCAGCTGTTTTGCCATTTCCACCAACAAAACCTTCCCCTTTTCCACATTTTCCGGCAAGACCCAGTATTGAATTGGCATCGTTACACCGTCAATGGTGGTATAAGGATGAGTGATGCGTAAATATGGGGCAATATTTAGTGTAACGTTATAGGGACTAATCGGAACCGATATTTTCCAATGAAAGGTTTCGGTTTTGTCCGGTTTTGGCGTCCGAGAAACCAATTTCCCATTAGATACAGCCCAATAACCCTTAGGAACATTAAAGCGCACATCCATTGAGTCTGGCTTATCCGAAGGATGGTCTTTAACAGGCCACCACACATCCGCACCTTCTGTTTGGCAAGAAGTTGCAACCCAATAACGGTCGTTCTTTGTGCGCGACCACGTAAAACCTCCAGCCCATGGCGGAATGGGTGCAACTCTGGGAATACCACCATACCGAATGGTCAATGTGACTTGCTCTCCAATAAGCCGTTCCTGAACCAACTCGATCCACACCTGTCCTCCTTCCCGATGGAAACGCCGCTCCACTTGCTGACCACCCACATGCTCTGATATTTGGCGAATAGACAAGCGCGGGTCTAAATCCAAAACAAAACGTTGTATCGGAGAAGTGATGCGTGCTATCACCGATAACGAGCCGCTAATGGCTTCTTTTTTAGGATCAATCTTGAGGGAAAGACTATAATATCCCACATCGAGCGCGGCTTGCTCTGGGATCAATACCCCACCCGATACATATGGATCCGGCTGTGCGACCACATGTATTGAAAAAAAACGGATCAGAAAAAGTAAACCCAGCGTATAGCGCATGTATAAAGATACGTTGCAAGAAGACCAAAATATACGATTCAGAAACCTATTTACGTGCCTCGTCCTATTCAGGTTGGCCTATTTCTCATAATTTACTTGCTCTTTCATCAAAGCTATCTATAGAGAAAAGGAGCCATTTACTAAAAACGGAACCTTCACTTGGATGAACTCAGGCTTTTTCCCTCCAAAAAAACCTTATCTTCAGTTCGTTTAAACCCATATTTTTATGCGCCTTTTTTCCTGCATGGTTTTCGCTTTTTATGGATTCTTGACCGTAACAGGACAACCAAGCCCAAAACATGACTTCACTTTTCCCCATTTGTCAACGACATGGGATGAAGGTCTTCCAATAGGAAATGCCCATTTGGGTGCATTGATTTGGCAGAAAAACGAGCAATTACGACTCTCCTTAGATCGCTCTGATTTGTGGGACTTACGCCCTACCGAGGGCATCAAAGACCGAAATTGGCAATGGGTCATAGATCATGTTCAAAAGGGCGATTACAAACCTGTTCAAGACTGGGGTGATGTCCCCTACGAGGCAAATCCCGCCCCCACCAAATTACCCGGCGCAGGGCTAAACTTTCCAACGGCTGATTTTGGCAGGGTCATCTCGGCACATTTACGGTTAGAAGACGGCCTCGCAACAGTGGTTTGGGATTCCGGCGTTCGGTTCACCGCCTTTGTTCATGCACAAAAAGACGAAGGCTGGTTCCGGTTTGAACACCTTAAAAACCGGAACTTCGCCCCGATATTGGTTCCACCTTCGTATCAAAGTGGCGCTGGAACGACCTTCGGAAATTCTGTGGAAGGCTCCAACCTCGAAACACTCGGTTATACACAAGGACAAGTTCAAAAAACGGCACAAAGCCTACTCTATGTACAAAAAGGTTGGGGGACTTTTCAGTATCGGGTTTCTATCCGGTGGCTCTTCAAAAACGGAATCCTCACGGGCGTTTGGAGTATTTCCGCACATAGTATGCCAGAGTCCAAAAAAACATCTGCGGAAAAAACCACCGCATCCGCTTTGCAAACAGGTTGGCAAAACGCCCTGACCAAGCACCGCATTTGGTGGAAGACCTTTTGGAATCGTGCGCGGATTAACCTTCCCGATGAACGTCTTGAGCGCCAATATTATCGCGATATGTACAAATTTGGCGCAACGGCGCGTCCAGATGCGCCACCTATTTCACTTCAGGCCGTTTGGACTGCCGACAACGGTAAA
This genomic interval carries:
- a CDS encoding M1 family metallopeptidase, with amino-acid sequence MRYTLGLLFLIRFFSIHVVAQPDPYVSGGVLIPEQAALDVGYYSLSLKIDPKKEAISGSLSVIARITSPIQRFVLDLDPRLSIRQISEHVGGQQVERRFHREGGQVWIELVQERLIGEQVTLTIRYGGIPRVAPIPPWAGGFTWSRTKNDRYWVATSCQTEGADVWWPVKDHPSDKPDSMDVRFNVPKGYWAVSNGKLVSRTPKPDKTETFHWKISVPISPYNVTLNIAPYLRITHPYTTIDGVTMPIQYWVLPENVEKGKVLLVEMAKQLAFLEQKLGPYPFRSEKFGIAETPFLGMEHQTLIAYGGRYKNDAMTGYNGGFDALLFHETAHEWFGNLITNHDWKDMWLHEAFATYLEALYAEYLKGTVAYRVYLNRQEKQIDHAAALAPLAPISSKDVPTDVYNKGSWVLHSLRYLMGDEPFFRLLKAFVYPQTKAGFTADPKSYIRFVDTDAFIRLANEISQKDLGWFFEVYLREAKPPTLHITRTRRYTDLAWHVPGQKPFPMPLEVFVEGKLERVSMEGGHARIWASENVSFVVDPERWVLRGKDEYENRYSRPLSEDDLVGRYIIQPEFAFEVWKSDGKLLFRAPGSYARELNPINERQFEVQGGDAEVMFEVDDRQEVNQLLYKRDEVTMTGTRMDFVIPNQFYRLKLPIDLLERYVGRFRVGDAPQAADIVISRTESRLLLQEGGNPPIEIFPITESLFEWKLLPAQIQFLENEKEEVYGLRIDRGTVSLTANKR